The nucleotide sequence GTGCTGACACTGGTGATCAACCAGCGCCGGGACATCGACGAGGTGCCCTTCGTCAGCAAGAGCTACGGCAAGCTCTGACGATCTACAGCACCTGCCCCGGCACGCGATAGAGCGTGATGGTCATCAGGCTGCCAAACACCAGCAGCAGGCAGGCCACGCCGCCCAGCCCAGACAGCGAGCCCAGTGCCGCCAGCCAGGCCGGCACCGCGGCCCAGTACAGGCCGATCACCTGCGCCCGCTGCAAAGCGGCCCAGCGTTCGCGCTCGCCGGCCGGGTCGCGCTCCTGCAGGGCAAAGAGCGCGCGCTTGAATGACGAGAACGCCTTCAGGCTTGGGAACAGGGCGAACAGGCCGGTGATAAAGATCGCGATGGGCGGCAACCCGAGGTTGAAGTCGATGGGGCCCAGCAGGACCCAGGGCAGCAGGCAGAGCGCCATCCAGAACCACCAGAGCCGGTTCAGTCGAGTCCTTTCTTCCGTACGCGTCATGATTGCTCAGCTTCGCCCTGGTGAATTTCGCCTAGCAGATGACCGAGCTTGCCGGCCTTGGTGGCGAGGTATTTACGGTTGTGTGGGTTATGCGCGATCTGCAGCGGCTTGCGCTCGGCGATGCGGATGCCGAAACCCTGCAGCGCCTTGACCTTGCGCGGATTGTTGGTCATCAGCTTGATTTCGGATATGCCCAGATGGTCTAGCATCGGCAGGCAGATCGCGTAGTCGCGCATGTCCGGGGCGAAACCCAGGCGCTCGTTGGCTTCGACAGTATCGGCGCCCTGATCCTGCAGTTCGTAGGCGCGAATCTTGTTCAGCAGGCCGATACCACGACCTTCCTGACGCAAATACAGCAGCGCACCACGCCCCTCGTCGGCAATGGCCTTCAACGCCGCTTCCAGCTGGAAGCCGCAGTCACAGCGCAAGCTGAACAGGGCATCGCCGGTGAGACATTCCGAATGCAGGCGGCCCAGCACAGGCTGGCCGTCAGCGACGTCGCCCATGGTCAGAACGACATGCTCCTTGCCGGTCTCCTGATCGAGAAAGCCATGCATGGTGAACACGCCAAACGGCGTCGGCAATTGGGAAGCGGCGACGAACACGACAGACACCGGAGAAACTCCAGAAGCGAAAAGGCGACATTGTAACAGCAGCACACATAAAGCTGGCGCAGAAGGGTGCCGCTTTTCATCCACCTCAAGTCCAACCCACAAGTTGTATGGGCACATTTGTGGGAACGGGCCATGCCCGTGAAGGGCTTGTGCTCAGGTGCGAGTCCGTTCGCGAGCGTGGCTCGCTCCTACAGGGCGGGTCACTGCCCCTTATGTGGGAACGGGCCATGCCCGTGAAGGGCTTGTGCTCAGGTGCGGGTCCGTTCGAGCGTGGCTCACTCCTACAGGGCGGGTCACTGCCCCTTATGTGGGAACGGGCCATGCCCGTGAAGGGCTTGTGCTCAGGTGCGGGTCCGTTCGCGAGCGCGGCTCGCTCCTACCGGTGGCAGGTAAAACCTCAGCGCTGCGTCAGCTGCTTGTACAGTTGCGGCAGGCGGAACGGGAGTTGCTGCGGCTCCTTGATCAGGGTGTAGCCATTGGCGCCGAACATGTAGGGCAAGTAGTCGCCGGCCTCGCTGTCGATGGTGATGCAGAACGGCACCAGCCCCTGACGGCGGGCTTCGAGCACCGCCTCGCGGGTATCTTCGACGCCGTAGCGGCCCTCGTAGATATCCAGATCATTGGGCTTGCCGTCAGTTACCAGCAACAGCAGCTTACGCCGCTGCGGGCATTTGCCGAGCAGCTCGGTGGCCTGGCGTATCGCCGCCCCCATGCGGGTGTAGAAGCCGGGCTTGAGCGCCTGGATCCGCCCGCGGGTTTCGTCGCCGTAGGGCTGGCGGAACCGCTTGAGCTCCTGCATTCGCACCTGGTGGCGGCGCAACGAGGAGAAGCCGTACAGCGCGAATTCATCACCCACCGCCGACAGCGCCTCGCCGAACAGCAGCAGGCTGTCGGTAATCACGTCGATGACCCGGTGTTCGTTGTCCAGATGCGCGTCGGTGGACATCGACAGGTCGGCCAGCAACAGGCAGGCCAGGTCGCGACGGCTCTGGCGCTGCTCCATAAACAGGCCACGCTCGGCACACTGGCCATGCTGGCGCTCGACGTGAAAATCCAGCCAGGCCTGCATGTCCAGCTCGGAACCCTGCGGCTGGCCGCGAAACCATTGCGGGTCGTTGCGCAGGTGCTCGAACTGGCGGCGCAGCTTGCGCGCCAGCGGGCTCAGGCGCAGCGGCAAGCCCTGCGGCTCGGAACCACGTGGCAGCATCATCTGCAGGTTGACGAAGTTTTCCTGCAGGGATTGTTTGCGATAGTCCCACTCCGGCAGCTTGATGCCCTCGCCCAGGGGAATATCGTCGAAGTCGGCCGGCGGCAGGTCCAGGTGCAGCTTCAGCCCACCACCCTTGCGCATGCGCTGGCGCGACATGGCGATCTCGTCGAGGTCTTCGGCCACGCGCGAGGCGTCCTCGTTTTCGCTGTCATCGCTCTGGCGATCCAGCTCGACGTGCTCGGTCCAGCTGAACAGATTCTCCAGGCGGAACAGCATCAGCCCGCCCTTGCCGGAGTTTTCCTCGACGCGCTTGGCGCGTTTGCGCAGGCCCTTCTGTTCGGATGGCGGCGCTTGCAGGTTGTTGTCCGGGTCCTCGTCGGCCAGTTCGGTAGCCTGCGGCACGCCAAGGTTTTCCGCCGGGTACAGCCACATCGGCAGCGGCCAGGGGGCAATTTCGCTGCGCGGAAATTGATCGACGCTGCCCGGCTCGCGCAGTGCCTGGCGTAGTGCCCGCTCCAGCGCACCTTCGGCCTTGGGCAGAGAATCCGGATCGGGACGCAGCAGCAGATGCGCCTCCACCAGCCGCTCATAGCGCGAGCGCATTGCCGGATACTGTTGAAGCAGTGCCTGGGTCCAGCGCTGGTTATCACGTGCCCAGTGCCGCATCTCGCCCGCCTGCGCCGCGAGCAGCGCCAGCCAACGATACAAATCCTGGTTAAGTTCGACCTCGGGAAACACCGCAAGACTTTGCGGCAGACGGAGATTGCTGGCATCGCACCAGGCCACCGGCAACTGCTTGCAGGTCCCGGCGACCTGTTGCAGCAGGTTGCGGCGCAGCATCAGATCCCGCGCATTAGCCGCCTCGACGCCGACGCCACTGGCACCCCCCATGGCCCGAAACAGCACCGACAGCGGGCGGCGCATGCTTTCGAGCTCGACGCGGGCCTCGGGAAAGTCCGGGCTGGCGCGGCGGGTGATGAAGCGGTGCCAGACACTACCGACCCACTCTTCGACTTCGATCGCAAAAGCCATGGCATTCCCCTCAGTACAGGTCAAAGCAGCTACTTCAAACAGCAACGGCCCGCTAGGTCAGCCGGGCCGTCACATCACATCACCAGCGACTCATGCGGCAGCCGTGGCTGAAACCGTCTGGTCGACGGTGACTCGGCCACGCTGCCTGAAGCTGTACAGGTAGCAGACCAGGCCGATCAGGAAGATCACACCGGCGATCAGACGCAGCCAGAAGAAGATCATCAGCTGGTCAGTCGTATTCATGAACGACATGGCAGCGCCGTCGGCAGGGATACGCTGCAGCCAGATCTGCACCACACCGGCAGCGGTGAGGAACAGCGTGATGGCGACCATGGAAACGGTCATCAGCCAGAAGCCCCAGATCTCGATGCGCTGTGCCCGTGCATCCGGTGCTTCACCCAGACCACGCAGGCGCGGCATGGCGTAGCTGATGATGGTCATCACGATCATCGCGTAGGCACCGTAGAAGGCCAGGTGTCCGTGGGCGGCAGTCAGCTGCGAACCGTGGGTGTAGTAGTTCACCGGAGCCAGGGTGTGCATGAAGCCCCATACGCCTGCGCCGAAGAATGCAGTCACGGTAGTACCGATGGCCCACAGCGAGGCGGCCTTGTTCGGGTGGTCACGCCGACGACGCCGTACCATGTTCAGCGAGAACAGCACCATGGCGAAGAACGGCAGCGGCTCCAGCGCGGAGAAGATCGACCCCAGCCACAACCAGACCACAGGCGCACCGATCCAGAAGAAGTGGTGACCGGTACCGATGATGCCGGTGATCAGCGCCATGGCGACGATCACATAGAGCCACTTCTCGATCACCTCCCGGTCGACACCGGTGACCTTGATCAGGACGAAGGCCAGCATCGAGCCCATGATCAGTTCCCACACGCCCTCTACCCACAGGTGCACCACAAACCACCAGTAGTACTTGTCGCGCGAGAGGTTTTCCGGGTTGTAGAAGGCGAACAGGAAGAACACTGCAAGCCCGATCAGACCCGTCATCATCACCGTGCTGATCACGGTCTTGCGACCTTTGAGCAGGGTCATGCCGACGTTGTATAGGAAGCCCAGGGCCACCACCACGATACCGATCTTGGTGATCGTCGGCTGCTCAAGGAACTCCCGCCCCATGGTCGGCAGCAGGTGGTTGCCGGTCATCTGCGCCAGCGCGGCGTAGGGCACCAGCAGGTAGCCGAGAATGGTCGCCACACCCGCTGCGGCAAACACCCAGAACAGGATGATGGCCAGCTTCGGGCTGTGCAGTTCGCGGTCCGCTTCCTCGGGTATGAGGTAGTAGGCCGCGCCCATGAAGCCGAACAGCAACCAGACGATTAGCAGGTTGGTGTGAACCATCCGTGCCACGTTGAATGGAATCAGCGGGAACAGGAAGTCACCCACTATGTACTGCAGACCCATGATCAGACCGAACAGGATCTGCCCGACGAACAGGACCAGCGCGAACACGAAGTAGGGTTTGGCGACGGCCTGCGATTGGAACTTGAGATGCGGATTCATGATGCTCATGTCTCAACCCTCCTTGTTTGGCGGCCAGTTGTTGGTATCGATCTTCGAAGTCCATTTGAGGAACTCCGCCAGATCGTCCACTTCCTGCTCGCTCAGGTTGAACTGCGGCATGGCCCGGCGTCCTGGTACGCCCAGAGGCTGAGCCTTCATCCAGGCAGCCAGGAAGGGCTTGAAGGCCGCATCCTCACCACGACGAACGAAGACGTTGCCCAGCTCCGGCGCGAAGTAGGCGCCTTCACCAAGCAGGCTGTGACAGCCAATGCAGTTGTTGTTTTCCCAGACTTCCTTGCCGCGCACTACCGCCTCGGTCAACTCCGACGCGTTGGTACGCTCTGGGAAAGTCTGCTCTGTGTGATAGGTCAGACCTAGGAATACCAGGAAGAAGAAGATGCTTCCCCCGAAGTAGATATTCCTGGCCATCCCCTTGGTGAAGGTCTCGGACATGGTCGCCTCCTCATGGCTTGGCGTCGCCAGTTTAAAAAGGCAGCTATCTAAATCTGCTTGATGCCAATCAAGAACATCCGATCAAAGAGCTCAGGTATTAAAGAAGGCAGGCGACAGCTTCGCGCAGGGTGCTTTTCTTTGAATGGAATCGGAGAAACGGAGGGGGAAAAGGCTGTCGAGCGGAGGAGAAAATCTTTCGTAGGAACGTGCCATGCCCGTGAAGGAAACCCTACCCTGGGTGCAGTGCTTGTTCGTGGGCATGGCCCACTCCTACGCGAGCCAGACCGTAGCCGATAGCTCCGTAGTCTGGTTTAGCCGAAGGCGTAGTCTGGATTTCGAGCAGAACCTGACGGTGGCGGGGGTATCGGCAAATGTGAGGTTTCGGCGACGGATGCGCCTGCAGCGATTCCGTCCTGCGAAGCTCAAAGCAGCATCGCCACCAGGATGCCGCCCGCCATTACCACCGGCCAGGTAGCCAGCAGCAGGCGCCACTGGAGCGGCGCATGGCGTAGCTCCATAAAGCCGTCGGAGATCAGCCAGGCCTTGACCAGGGCCACCACCAGTACGCAAGCAGCCAGCAGCAAAGTCGAGCCCGAGCTGCCGAGGATAACGGTGGCGACGGAGAGGACGGCAAGCCCGAACCAGCAGCCGATCAGCACTTTCGAAGCGGACATCGCAACCTCATCAGTTGAGGACATAAACCAGCGGAAACAGCAGCACCCAGACCATATCGACCATGTGCCAATAGAGCACTCCGGACTCCATCCCCGCGTGATTCTGCGCGCTGTAGGCACGACGCCGGCAGCGATCGGCCATCCAGCCGAGAATCACCATGCCCAGCAGCACGTGCAGAAAATGAAAGCCGGTGAGAATCCAGTACAGGGTGAAAAAGGTATTGTGCTCCAGACCCAGCCCGAGGCTGGCCAGGTGGCCGTACTCATCGAGTTTGAGCACCACATAGACACATGACGTCAGCAGCGCCGCCAGCAACAGCCAGGCAGCACGGCGTGACTGCCCCATGCGAACCTGTTCCACCGCCAGCGCGGCAAACAGGCCGGACGTCAGCAGGCTGAGCGTCAGCGCCAGGCCGGTCGAGCTGTCGAGCGCGGCTCGGCTCTGGGCAAACATCTCGGGATGAAGCATCTGGGTGATGGCGAAGGCCAGGATCAGGATGGCGAAGCACGACAGCTCGACCAGGATAAAGAACCACATCGCCAGGTCGCCCGGTAGACGACGGCTCGCTCCGGCAGCGGTATCAGGCAAAGTGGACATCGACGACATCCATCAACGCGGCGACGGTCTGTGCATCATCCGACAGCGGCTCGGCAAGACACGCCATGCAGGCTTCGCGCGGACTCATGCCGGAGCGGATCATGCGTGCGGCAAAGATCAGCAGACGCGTCGAGGCGACTTCCTCCAGATCATGCTGCTCCAGCCGGCGCAACGCCTGGCCCAGCTTGACGACCTGCCCTGCCAGCTCGGCATCCACCTGCGCCTCGTTGGCGACGATGCGCACCTCCTCGGCAGGCGCAGGATAATCGAAACGCATGGCTACGAAGCGCTGACGGGTGCTGGGCTTCATGCCTTTGAGCAGGTTCTGGTAGCCGGGGTTGTAGCTGACCACCAACATAAAGCCCGGCGGCGCCTTGAGCGCTTCGCCGGTGCGCTCGATGAACAGCTCGCGACGGTCATCGGCCAGCGGGTGCAGCACCACTGCGGTGTCCTGCCGTGCCTCGACCACCTCGTCGAGATAGCAGATACCGCCCTCACGCACTGCGCGGGTAAGTGGGCCGTCCTGCCACCAGGTGCCCTGGGAGCCGATCAGATGGCGCCCCACCAGGTCGGCAGCGGACAGGTCATCGTGGCAAGCCACGGTGTACAGCGGCAGGTTCAGGCGATGCGCCATGTGCTGGACGAAACGGGTCTTGCCGCACCCGGTTGGCCCTTTGATCAGCACCGGCATGCCATGCCGCCAGGCCTGTTCGAACAGCACCTCTTCGTTGCCCAGCGCCTGGTAGAACGGCGCATCGTTCAGACCGACAAGGCTCTCGGGCGCATTCATTGGCAATACCTCACTGCGACGGTTGGTTAATTCAGTCGCAGCCAAAGTACCCGCCTCCGTCTCATCGCCTCAAGCGGCCTGCCGGCAAAGCTTGATTACGGTCAAGCAGCGGTATGGATGGCGCCGAAACCCGTCGCCTGGGGTAGCCGAAGGCGTCTCCTGCACACGAGATCAGTAAAGCAGCCTGCCTGCCGATAAAACCCTAGCCCTGACTGGCGAAAAGCCCCGTTGCGGCTGTCAAAGCACACAGAGCACCGCCCTCGAAGCCCGCGCCTAAGGCGGCATAGGGTCGCGGATGACGCCGCAAACGAGACGATGTTCTGGTTGATTGCAGTCAAGGACCCAGGCCTGCGAGTACCGCATTCTCACGGCGTGGCTGTGGTCCGGAGCTGTACCGTTGATGCATCGCCCGCAACCATGATCGGGGACAAAAGGTTGCTTCGCTCAGCCGGTAAACTTAACGTGCATGTTCCGGCACGCCCTGTCGGAAATCCTGGTGGCGGGCCCAACCCCAAAAATTAGCCTTGAGGAAGTACCCATGAAGAAAATTCTAATCCCACTGCTGGCAATGGGTGGCGCTCTGGTTCTGCAGCCAGCTGTGGCTCAGGACGGCGAAGCGCTGTTCAAGAGCAAACCTTGCGCAGCCTGCCATAGCCTGGACGCTAAGCTGGTCGGCCCTGCGCTGAAAGAGGTTGCTGCCAAATATGCTGGCCAAGACGGGGCTGCTGACCTGCTCGCCGGTCACATCAAGAATGGCAGCCAGGGCGTATGGGGTCCGATCCCCATGCCACCAAACGCCGTTACCGAAGAAGAAGCCAAGACACTCGCCGAGTGGGTTCTGAGCCTCAAGTAATACCCTGAGAGGGCATCAGGAAAGTGTCCCGCCACGCAGTGTCATGCCTGATGCCCCTCGCTCCCGCCCCTACCTCACCTCTTTAGCCTCGCGCCTTCAGAACCGGGCAAACTGCAGATAACTGGCAGTGAGCTGCTCGCCCCAGAGCAACGCAATCCAGCCGGCAATCGCCAGATAGGGGCCAAAGGGAATAGGCGTACTGCTCTCCGCTTTCTGCATGCGCAGCATGATGGTTCCCAGCACCGCGCCGACCACAGAAGACAGCAATATGGTCAGCGGAAGCACCTGCCAACCGCCCCAGGCGCCCAGCATGGCCAGTAACTTGAAGTCTCCATAACCCATGCCTTCCTTGCCGGTCACCAGCTTGAACAACCAGTACACCGACCACAGGCTGAGATAGCCCGCCACAGCCCCCCATAGCGCGTCTTCCAGCGAAGCGAACAGGCTGAAACTGTTAACGATCAGCCCCAGCCATAGCAGCGGCAGCACCAGCGAGTCCGGCAGCAGCTGGTGATCGACATCGATCATGCTCATCGCCAGCAACCCCCAGGTCAGCAGCAACATCGCTCCTGCCTGCCAGGTGAATCCAAAATGCCAGGCGATATATCCCGAGAGCACTCCACACGCCAGCTCCACTAGCGGATAGCGCTTGCTGATCGGCGCCTTGCATGCCGAGCACTTGCCACGCAGCGCCAGCCAGCTAGCCAGCGGAACGTTCTCCCAGGCTCGAATCCGATGATTGCAATGCGGGCATCGAGAGTGCGGTAAAAGCAGATTGAACGGCGCTCCATTCGAGTCGACCGGCAACTCCAGGAACTCCCGCGCCTGTGCACGCCACTGCCGCTGCATCATGACCGGCAAACGGTAAATAAGGACGTTAAGAAAGCTGCCCACCAGCAACCCCAGCACCAGCACACACAAAACAAAGGCCAGCGTATTGCTGGCCAGAAACTCAAATATCATTTTTTGGCAGACCATTGAAATGGTTATGCGCCGGTTGTCTGTCACGCATACCGGAGCTGTAAGTCTTCGTCTGTGGCAGCGGCTTTAGCCACCACGCTTTGCCTGGTCCCGTGTTCGCGGGCATGGCCCGCTCCTACGGAAATACCAATAAACCGCCCTACGCTTAAACCACGGCGCCCAGCTGGAAAATCGGCAGATACATCGCAATGATCAGTCCGCCCACCAGCACACCAAGGACGGCCATGATCATCGGCTCCATCAGCGCGGTAAGCCCATCGACCATATTGTCCACTTCTTCCTCATAGAAGGTCGCCACCTTGGCCAGCATCTCATCCAGCGAACCGGATTCCTCGCCGATCGCTGTCATTTGCACCGCCATGCTCGGGAAGGTTCCGGTGGTGCGCATCGAGAAGTTCAGTTGCATACCGCTGGAAACATCGCTTTTGACCTTCGCCGTAGCATTGCGAAACACCACGTTGCCCGTGGCGCCTGCCACCGAGTCCAGCGCATCCACCAGCGGCACGCCCGCCGCGAATGTGGTCGAAAGCGTCCGGGCGAAACGCGCCACCGAAGACTTGTACAGAATGTCGCCCACCACCGGCACTTTCAGCATCAGCCGGTCAAACCAGTTGCGAAACTTCTGCGAGCGGCTGTGTGCCTGCTTGAAGGCATAAGCTGCGCCAATCATTCCGACCAGCACGATATACCACCATTCCTGCAGCAGTTCGGAAAGGCCGATCACCATCAGCGTGAAGGCCGGCAGTTCCGCGCCGAAGTTGGCAAAAACTTCCTGGAACTGCGGCACCACCTTGATCAGCAGAATGGCCGAAACGATCACGGCCACGGCAATGACCGCAATCGGGTAGTTCATCGCCTTCTTGATCTTGGCCTTGAGCTGCTCGGTTTTCTCCTTGTATGTCGCAACCCGGTCGAGCAACGTTTCCAGCGAACCGGACTGCTCCCCCGAATCCACCAGGTTGCAGTACAGCTCATCGAAATATTGCGGTTTCTTGCGCAGCGACGTTGCAAAGCTGTTGCCCGCAGCCACTTCCTGCTTGAGGTCGTCCACCAGCTTGCGCATGTTGGGGTTATCGAATCCTTCAGCAATGATGTCGAACGACTGCAACAGCGGCACACCAGCTTTCATCATGGTGGCCATCTGCCGGGTAAACAGCGCAATGTCCATGGGCTTGATCTTCTTGCCCGCGCTGAACAACGAAATCGACTTCTTGCGAACCTTCTGTGGGTTGATGCCCTGTTTGCGCAGTTGCGCCTTGACCAGTGCCGGGCTGACGCCGCTCAGTTCACCCTTGACCTTCGCGCCTTGCCGGTCGAGGCCTTCCCAGATGAACACACTGTTTTTGATCGCTTTCTGCGCCATGGTTAGTCCTTTGTCACCCGGTTGACTTCTTCCAGGCTCGTCACGCCCTGCATGGCCTTGATCAGCGCCGAAGTCCGCAGGTCGTTAAAGCCGTCCTTGCGCATCTGGGTGGAAATATCGATTGAGTTACCGTCTTCCATGATAAGCCGGGCCAGTGCAGGCGTGTTTTTAACCACTTCATAAATACCGACACGCCCTTTGTAACCACCTGTACAGTTTTCACAGCCTACCGGCCCGTACAGTTTGAAAGTCCCGATTTTTTCTTCCGGGAATCCTTCATGCAGCAGCGCCTCGCGCGGCAGCTCGACCTCTTTCTTGCAACTGCTGCACAGCTTGCGTGCCAGACGTTGAGCAATGATCAGGTTCACCGAGGTGGCAATATTGAAGGCTGCCACACCCATGTTGCGCAGACGCGTCAGGGTTTCCGCGGCGCTGTTGGTGTGCAGCGTCGACATCACCATATGGCCGGTCTGCGCGGCCTTGATGGCAATCTCCGCAGTTTCCAGGTCACGAATCTCGCCGACCATGATGATGTCCGGATCCTGACGCAGAAAGGCGCGCAGCGCCTGCGCAAAGTCCATCCCCTGGCGCGGATTGACGTTGACCTGGTTGATGCCCTCCAGGTTGATCTCTACCGGGTCTTCCGCCGTGGAGATATTCACATCCGGCGTGTTGAGGATATTCAGCCCCGTATAAAGGGAAACCGTCTTGCCCGAGCCGGTTGGCCCCGTCACCAGAATCATCCCTTGCGGCTGCTTCAGCGCATCCATATAGAGCTTTTTCTGCGACTCTTCATAACCCAACGCATCGATGCCCATCTGCGCACTGGAAGGGTCGAGAATCCGCATCACGATCTTCTCGCCCCACAGGGTCGGCAGGGTGTTAACCCGAAAGTCGATGGCCTTGTTCTTCGACAGCTTCATCTTGATCCGGCCATCCTGCGGCTTGCGCCGCTCGGAAATATCCAATCCGGCCATCACTTTCAGGCGCGCCGAAATCCGTGGCGCCAGCTGGATCGGCGGCCGCGCCACCTCATGCAACACCCCGTCGGTACGCAGGCGCACCCGAAAGGTTTTCTCGTAGGGTTCGAAATGCAGGTCGGATGAGCCGCCACGTATGGCATCCAGCAGCATCTTGTTGACGAAGCGCACCACTGGCGCATCGTCGGCAGCCTCGCCAGCGTCATCGGCTTTGCCGTCATCGCTGACCGTCTCGACATCCAGACCATCCAGATCGATGTCGCCCATGTCTTCCAGACCGGTAGCGCCACCCTCGAAGAACTTGTCCAGCGCCACGCCCAGCTTGTCGTCTTCTACCAGAATGCCTTCGGTGGTCAGCCCAGTGCTGAACTGGATATCACTGATTGCCTGCTGATTACTCGGGTCTGATATCGCTACATATAGTTTGTTGCCACGTTTAACCAATGGCAGCGCCCGATGCTGGCGCGCCAGCTTTTCGCTGACGATCTCCCTGGGCTGAACCTCCTTATCCAGCGCAGCCAGGTCGAACAGCACCACGCCAAACTGCTCGGAGGCCAGCTCCGCGACCGCACGTCCCTTGGCCAACTTGTTCTGTACTACATAGGTGACCAGTGATGTCTGACTACGCAGCGCCTGCACCTGCGCCTGTTGGGCCGTCCGTTCATCCATCACTCCGGCTTGCACCATCTGCCGGGCTAGGCCGGATAGGGAAATAGTGTCGCTCATGGCTGCCTCGCTTGGTTCCGAGCTCGCCTTATAGCGCAGTTGCCAAGCCGTGCAAACATGCGCCACAACAAGTGACGAAACAGGTCACTTAATGCCGCCATGAATGGGCACATGTTCGCGAATGCATATAGATGGAAGGCTCTAGCACCACCTACATAGGCATTTCCGTCCATGGCTGGCCGTCTGAAAGTAGCCACCCGGCCTCAGGGAATTGAGCCACGTCACAGTTCCTCCGCATTGGCGCCGCGATCGCAAAAGCTGGCATGCAAGCTGCTCTATCTCTCGCAGGCGGTTGCCTGACACTTCCAAGGAGAAACACAAATGAAAGCGCAAATGCAGAAGGGCTTTACCCTTATTGAATTGATGATCGTTGTGGCGATCATCGGGATTTTGGCGGCTATTGCGTTGCCTGCTTATCAGGATTACACCAAGCGCGCCAAAATGTCCGAAGCGATAGCATTTATCGCAGCAGCAAAAACCGGTGTTACTGAAGCTTATGCAGACCTTAACACCTTGACCGGTATTAACACTGCTAAAGCAGGATTGAGCGCCACAACCACATCTCAATATGTGGCCAGTCTCGCTGTGAATGACGGTGTGATCACTGCAACGGTTAAAGGCATTGACACCAGCTGTAACTCTGCTTCGCCGGCGTTGACACTAACCCCAACCATAAACGCGACTACTGGCAGCCTTGAATGGGCCGGAAGCTCGCACACTAACTGCACCAAGTTTGTACC is from Pseudomonas saudiphocaensis and encodes:
- a CDS encoding c-type cytochrome; amino-acid sequence: MSETFTKGMARNIYFGGSIFFFLVFLGLTYHTEQTFPERTNASELTEAVVRGKEVWENNNCIGCHSLLGEGAYFAPELGNVFVRRGEDAAFKPFLAAWMKAQPLGVPGRRAMPQFNLSEQEVDDLAEFLKWTSKIDTNNWPPNKEG
- a CDS encoding nitric oxide reductase activation protein NorD, producing MAFAIEVEEWVGSVWHRFITRRASPDFPEARVELESMRRPLSVLFRAMGGASGVGVEAANARDLMLRRNLLQQVAGTCKQLPVAWCDASNLRLPQSLAVFPEVELNQDLYRWLALLAAQAGEMRHWARDNQRWTQALLQQYPAMRSRYERLVEAHLLLRPDPDSLPKAEGALERALRQALREPGSVDQFPRSEIAPWPLPMWLYPAENLGVPQATELADEDPDNNLQAPPSEQKGLRKRAKRVEENSGKGGLMLFRLENLFSWTEHVELDRQSDDSENEDASRVAEDLDEIAMSRQRMRKGGGLKLHLDLPPADFDDIPLGEGIKLPEWDYRKQSLQENFVNLQMMLPRGSEPQGLPLRLSPLARKLRRQFEHLRNDPQWFRGQPQGSELDMQAWLDFHVERQHGQCAERGLFMEQRQSRRDLACLLLADLSMSTDAHLDNEHRVIDVITDSLLLFGEALSAVGDEFALYGFSSLRRHQVRMQELKRFRQPYGDETRGRIQALKPGFYTRMGAAIRQATELLGKCPQRRKLLLLVTDGKPNDLDIYEGRYGVEDTREAVLEARRQGLVPFCITIDSEAGDYLPYMFGANGYTLIKEPQQLPFRLPQLYKQLTQR
- a CDS encoding cytochrome C oxidase subunit IV family protein; translation: MSASKVLIGCWFGLAVLSVATVILGSSGSTLLLAACVLVVALVKAWLISDGFMELRHAPLQWRLLLATWPVVMAGGILVAMLL
- the ribA gene encoding GTP cyclohydrolase II, producing the protein MSVVFVAASQLPTPFGVFTMHGFLDQETGKEHVVLTMGDVADGQPVLGRLHSECLTGDALFSLRCDCGFQLEAALKAIADEGRGALLYLRQEGRGIGLLNKIRAYELQDQGADTVEANERLGFAPDMRDYAICLPMLDHLGISEIKLMTNNPRKVKALQGFGIRIAERKPLQIAHNPHNRKYLATKAGKLGHLLGEIHQGEAEQS
- a CDS encoding prepilin peptidase codes for the protein MIFEFLASNTLAFVLCVLVLGLLVGSFLNVLIYRLPVMMQRQWRAQAREFLELPVDSNGAPFNLLLPHSRCPHCNHRIRAWENVPLASWLALRGKCSACKAPISKRYPLVELACGVLSGYIAWHFGFTWQAGAMLLLTWGLLAMSMIDVDHQLLPDSLVLPLLWLGLIVNSFSLFASLEDALWGAVAGYLSLWSVYWLFKLVTGKEGMGYGDFKLLAMLGAWGGWQVLPLTILLSSVVGAVLGTIMLRMQKAESSTPIPFGPYLAIAGWIALLWGEQLTASYLQFARF
- a CDS encoding cbb3-type cytochrome c oxidase subunit I, with translation MSIMNPHLKFQSQAVAKPYFVFALVLFVGQILFGLIMGLQYIVGDFLFPLIPFNVARMVHTNLLIVWLLFGFMGAAYYLIPEEADRELHSPKLAIILFWVFAAAGVATILGYLLVPYAALAQMTGNHLLPTMGREFLEQPTITKIGIVVVALGFLYNVGMTLLKGRKTVISTVMMTGLIGLAVFFLFAFYNPENLSRDKYYWWFVVHLWVEGVWELIMGSMLAFVLIKVTGVDREVIEKWLYVIVAMALITGIIGTGHHFFWIGAPVVWLWLGSIFSALEPLPFFAMVLFSLNMVRRRRRDHPNKAASLWAIGTTVTAFFGAGVWGFMHTLAPVNYYTHGSQLTAAHGHLAFYGAYAMIVMTIISYAMPRLRGLGEAPDARAQRIEIWGFWLMTVSMVAITLFLTAAGVVQIWLQRIPADGAAMSFMNTTDQLMIFFWLRLIAGVIFLIGLVCYLYSFRQRGRVTVDQTVSATAAA
- a CDS encoding CbbQ/NirQ/NorQ/GpvN family protein codes for the protein MNDAPFYQALGNEEVLFEQAWRHGMPVLIKGPTGCGKTRFVQHMAHRLNLPLYTVACHDDLSAADLVGRHLIGSQGTWWQDGPLTRAVREGGICYLDEVVEARQDTAVVLHPLADDRRELFIERTGEALKAPPGFMLVVSYNPGYQNLLKGMKPSTRQRFVAMRFDYPAPAEEVRIVANEAQVDAELAGQVVKLGQALRRLEQHDLEEVASTRLLIFAARMIRSGMSPREACMACLAEPLSDDAQTVAALMDVVDVHFA
- a CDS encoding c-type cytochrome, translated to MKKILIPLLAMGGALVLQPAVAQDGEALFKSKPCAACHSLDAKLVGPALKEVAAKYAGQDGAADLLAGHIKNGSQGVWGPIPMPPNAVTEEEAKTLAEWVLSLK
- a CDS encoding cytochrome c oxidase subunit 3, whose protein sequence is MSTLPDTAAGASRRLPGDLAMWFFILVELSCFAILILAFAITQMLHPEMFAQSRAALDSSTGLALTLSLLTSGLFAALAVEQVRMGQSRRAAWLLLAALLTSCVYVVLKLDEYGHLASLGLGLEHNTFFTLYWILTGFHFLHVLLGMVILGWMADRCRRRAYSAQNHAGMESGVLYWHMVDMVWVLLFPLVYVLN